One genomic window of Trichlorobacter lovleyi includes the following:
- a CDS encoding discoidin domain-containing protein, whose amino-acid sequence MKRQIRTIVYLVLASILLSTHLWAEQWKISFNGYPGTMELSGSQNNYSGRFNLHGNWEQMLDLQVYRNAIFFRRAAADQKYLGVMEGGRMQGVFTQHGSGRYPWTAEQTDTVSIDPVVPPLAGGDTGTVKNLALRKQARQSSTGYGGNPERAVDGNKDGNYSANSVTHTNNSPNDWWEVDLGSQKQIQTIKLWNRTDCCSERLSNFYVLVSANPFSGNNLQALLNDPSIWHFHHQGAAARETTVAVAGEGRYVRVQLAGQNWLSLAEVEVFGHDSSGSTAYPADTGSGIPVTIYWHMADDADVYLNGKALRSYSPSFKTRPDEAPRPAFSARATLHNGDIFTVGGRRGGSFGLMLLAVDDGGRIVFKTDRSSWAIYEPDERSDWYEPAVASSSARRPVTVQPDPWYPQKELNAKYHNTALSIWSEPDKRFAYLMGTVSLSDQAAGTVNPVGTWRHHPGATWVVSQGADGRYHAQEHGLGNASGPAYFTSSGSFRIDYVTRDGAVTGFYEVTFAPDGHTATGRVQELSGPRRSGSTSWTKER is encoded by the coding sequence ATGAAACGCCAGATCCGTACTATTGTTTATCTCGTTTTAGCGTCAATTCTACTCTCTACCCACCTGTGGGCAGAACAATGGAAGATAAGCTTCAATGGCTACCCTGGAACGATGGAACTTTCAGGGTCCCAGAATAACTACAGCGGACGTTTTAACCTGCATGGCAACTGGGAACAGATGCTGGATCTGCAGGTGTACCGCAATGCCATATTCTTCCGCCGTGCTGCGGCCGATCAAAAATATCTGGGAGTCATGGAGGGAGGCCGGATGCAGGGGGTCTTTACCCAGCACGGTTCTGGCCGGTACCCGTGGACTGCAGAACAAACTGACACCGTCTCCATTGATCCGGTTGTGCCTCCCCTTGCCGGTGGAGACACAGGAACAGTCAAAAACCTCGCCCTGAGAAAACAGGCCCGTCAGTCCAGTACGGGTTACGGCGGCAATCCAGAGCGCGCGGTAGATGGCAATAAAGACGGAAACTATTCTGCCAATAGTGTAACCCACACCAACAACTCCCCCAATGACTGGTGGGAGGTTGATCTTGGCAGCCAGAAACAGATTCAGACCATCAAACTCTGGAACCGGACAGACTGTTGCAGTGAGCGGCTCTCTAATTTTTACGTCCTGGTCTCAGCCAATCCGTTTTCAGGTAACAATCTGCAGGCATTGCTGAATGACCCGTCCATCTGGCACTTCCATCATCAAGGTGCTGCTGCACGAGAGACAACGGTTGCTGTTGCCGGCGAGGGACGCTATGTCCGGGTTCAGCTTGCCGGCCAGAACTGGCTGTCATTGGCAGAGGTCGAGGTGTTCGGACATGACAGCAGTGGCAGCACAGCATATCCTGCCGACACCGGCTCAGGCATTCCGGTTACCATCTATTGGCACATGGCTGATGACGCTGATGTCTATTTGAACGGCAAGGCCTTGCGCTCATACTCACCTTCGTTCAAGACCCGGCCTGATGAGGCACCGCGCCCTGCTTTCTCAGCCAGAGCCACCCTGCATAACGGCGATATCTTTACGGTCGGAGGCCGCAGAGGGGGCAGCTTCGGTCTGATGCTGCTGGCAGTTGATGATGGCGGCAGAATCGTCTTCAAAACTGATCGCAGTTCCTGGGCTATCTACGAACCGGATGAGCGCTCTGACTGGTACGAGCCGGCCGTGGCAAGCAGCTCAGCCAGACGTCCGGTCACCGTTCAACCAGACCCCTGGTATCCCCAAAAAGAATTAAATGCCAAGTATCACAATACTGCGCTCTCCATCTGGAGTGAACCTGACAAACGTTTTGCCTACCTGATGGGTACGGTCAGTCTGTCTGATCAGGCCGCCGGCACGGTCAATCCGGTCGGGACCTGGCGCCACCACCCCGGTGCAACCTGGGTGGTTTCACAGGGTGCTGACGGTCGCTACCACGCCCAGGAACATGGTCTGGGAAACGCCTCAGGACCGGCCTATTTCACCTCTTCCGGCAGTTTCAGGATTGATTATGTTACCCGTGACGGTGCGGTAACCGGCTTCTATGAAGTCACCTTCGCACCTGACGGCCATACCGCAACAGGCAGAGTGCAGGAGCTTTCCGGACCGCGGCGTAGCGGCAGTACCAGTTGGACAAAGGAACGCTAG
- a CDS encoding PAS domain S-box protein: MSDKQNLSHKGVSGYVKLLFVGVIITNLVVCLLSGANVYRGHVQHKEEAKTATQNIAQVLEQNINGVFDKAELIAHAVTEEVERQLANGSVNGAQLNRYLGNRLKDLPELVAIRIISAGGTIPYSSEPSYTPDPKVNVSDREYFKQLRDNPDAKTIITNPVYGRISGHWVIPVAQRITGPDGRFAGVVLVSVSQQHFTNLFATLTIGKHGAIALRDQDLKVIARYPESRLPGTVGQKSTNKEFLRLVQKGDTAGTFTGYSSFDNVERIFSFRKLAHHPMYVLVAQADSDYLATWHTSLYQSLLLVSCFMAASLFAARQMYLRWQSDQAAVVALRKSHDDLEQMVEDRTVELYQKNVALTVAKEAWEHTFNAISDPLMIIDREFKILEINQAALDKLQMTHDEALAITCLSCIDGTDTPPDYCPQAKTLQTLAGYSTEAPIERFDGHYIISTTPLFDSEGNYQASVYLAHDITTRKQVELELAESKSLLTSIFESTEDMIWSVDPVSFGLISFNSSLARYFAACLGIAIEQGMRPEDLFPVDEFVQIWKTFYRKVLEDGPFTIEYVAYSGTTSLELSFNLLKRDDTVFGISVFGKDITERKQTQQALQSLLTEHTNVLKNIPVGVYKYRLRADGTIGFDYVSPVWCQQIGCSYEDVLRNPQVAFDLIHPEDLPGLLAASEQATKEMTAMNWTGRVYSNGSLRWFNIQSSPELLENGDIIKNGIQLDITEKVQMELELKQVADRFASVITASPVPKAINNSQGQITFLNPAFTNAFGYILDDIPTLEDWWLKAYPDPVYRQQVIENWSARFHKAETDHTGFEPMEIIIRCKDGSDRIVVASAAPLGDAFVGEHLVILYDITEHVHAAEALKQSEERLRIIGDNLPGGMTYELDMGHAGELRSFTYLSAGVEKLHGVAVDEVKNNPQLLYGQYVEEDQRAMADEENRALATMTSFQIEARYHTPAGEVRWSLIKSTPRRASDGHLLWSGIEVDITCQKQTEALLRESQAQLRGIADSSLSAIIMIDAHGMITFWNPAAEAITGYSTQEALGKDLHQVLVPTRYHAAFKEAFPLFSSTGQGQVIGKTIELDALRKDGVEIPVLVSLSSVQLHGEWHAVGIMQDISELKMYQHRLIEAREAAEAANRAKSEFLANMSHEIRTPMNGVIGMAQLLGFTELTAEQEEYLQSIETSANNLLILINDILDLSKIESGKIELEYTDFSLKRALQDIITTQKSRIFEKHLELKSEIADDLPEVVNGDQLRVKQILLNLLGNAVKFTDQGGIAVSVSILERVADKAIIRITVSDTGIGITPESLQKIFDPFVQADSSTTRRFGGTGLGLAICRNLAQLMGGGITVESTPGAGSSFHLDLPFALIEQKASTASPDLQTTNLYTPARSLTVLIAEDNQLNQRTVEMILHKIGHQTVCTGNGQEALERWRLGSFDVILMDIHMPVMNGVEALEQIRSEEQATGLRTPIIALTADALKGVEEQLKKAGFDGYLTKPLKIKDLAAELVRVTEK, encoded by the coding sequence TATTCGTTGGTGTCATTATCACGAATCTTGTAGTCTGTCTGTTGTCAGGTGCAAACGTCTACCGGGGCCATGTGCAGCATAAGGAGGAGGCCAAGACTGCAACTCAGAACATTGCGCAAGTGCTTGAACAGAATATCAATGGCGTCTTTGACAAGGCCGAGCTTATTGCCCATGCAGTAACAGAGGAGGTTGAACGGCAACTGGCCAATGGCAGCGTCAACGGTGCACAACTGAACAGATACCTGGGAAACAGACTCAAAGATCTTCCGGAACTGGTGGCCATCCGTATTATCTCTGCCGGTGGCACCATCCCTTATAGCAGTGAACCATCCTACACACCTGATCCGAAAGTAAATGTTTCTGACAGGGAATATTTTAAACAACTCCGCGATAATCCTGATGCAAAGACCATTATAACCAATCCTGTTTATGGACGTATCAGTGGCCACTGGGTCATTCCGGTTGCCCAGCGCATAACCGGGCCAGATGGCAGGTTTGCCGGTGTTGTTCTTGTATCCGTGTCCCAGCAACATTTTACCAATCTCTTTGCAACCCTGACTATCGGGAAACACGGAGCCATTGCCCTCAGGGACCAAGATCTGAAGGTTATTGCCCGTTACCCTGAAAGCAGGCTGCCTGGCACTGTTGGCCAGAAATCAACCAACAAGGAGTTTCTCAGGCTTGTTCAGAAGGGAGACACTGCAGGTACCTTCACAGGGTATTCAAGTTTCGATAATGTGGAGCGGATTTTTTCTTTCAGAAAGCTTGCTCACCACCCAATGTACGTACTTGTTGCCCAGGCTGACAGTGACTATCTGGCCACATGGCACACCAGCCTCTATCAGTCTTTACTGCTGGTCAGCTGCTTTATGGCCGCCAGTCTCTTCGCCGCACGTCAGATGTACTTGCGTTGGCAAAGCGATCAGGCAGCCGTTGTTGCCCTTCGAAAATCCCATGATGATCTTGAGCAGATGGTTGAAGATCGTACCGTTGAACTGTATCAAAAGAATGTTGCTCTTACCGTTGCCAAAGAGGCATGGGAACACACCTTCAACGCCATATCCGATCCGCTCATGATTATTGATCGTGAGTTCAAGATACTTGAAATTAACCAGGCTGCTCTGGACAAGTTGCAGATGACCCACGATGAGGCCTTGGCAATAACCTGCCTGTCCTGCATCGACGGAACTGATACGCCGCCGGATTACTGCCCGCAGGCCAAAACTCTGCAAACCCTTGCCGGTTATAGTACAGAGGCTCCAATCGAACGGTTTGACGGCCATTATATCATCTCTACAACCCCACTTTTTGATTCCGAAGGGAACTACCAGGCCAGTGTCTACCTTGCCCATGATATTACCACACGCAAGCAGGTAGAGCTGGAGCTGGCTGAGTCAAAATCCCTGCTGACCTCTATCTTTGAAAGTACGGAAGATATGATCTGGTCGGTTGATCCTGTCTCATTCGGCTTAATCTCTTTTAACAGCTCGCTTGCCCGGTATTTTGCGGCGTGTCTTGGTATTGCCATTGAACAGGGGATGCGGCCTGAGGATCTGTTTCCTGTTGATGAGTTTGTGCAGATATGGAAGACGTTTTACCGGAAGGTGCTTGAAGATGGGCCATTTACCATTGAGTATGTAGCCTATTCAGGCACCACCTCATTGGAGTTGAGTTTTAACCTTCTGAAACGTGATGACACGGTATTTGGCATTTCTGTGTTCGGAAAGGATATTACCGAACGTAAGCAGACGCAGCAGGCCCTTCAATCCCTCCTTACTGAACATACCAACGTACTCAAAAATATTCCTGTGGGTGTGTATAAATACCGGTTACGCGCTGATGGCACGATCGGTTTTGATTATGTCAGCCCGGTCTGGTGTCAGCAGATCGGTTGTTCCTATGAGGATGTCTTGCGCAACCCTCAGGTAGCATTTGATCTCATTCACCCGGAGGATCTGCCAGGTCTTCTGGCAGCAAGTGAACAGGCTACAAAAGAAATGACAGCCATGAACTGGACTGGCAGGGTGTATAGCAATGGCTCGTTACGCTGGTTTAATATCCAGTCAAGCCCCGAGTTGCTGGAAAATGGGGATATCATTAAAAATGGCATCCAGCTGGATATTACCGAAAAAGTTCAGATGGAACTTGAACTGAAGCAGGTCGCTGACAGATTTGCATCAGTCATTACGGCATCACCAGTACCTAAGGCAATTAACAACTCCCAAGGTCAGATCACCTTCCTGAATCCTGCCTTTACCAATGCCTTCGGCTATATCCTGGATGATATTCCTACTCTTGAGGACTGGTGGCTAAAGGCCTACCCTGATCCAGTCTATCGCCAGCAGGTAATTGAGAATTGGAGCGCAAGATTCCACAAGGCTGAAACAGATCACACCGGCTTTGAACCGATGGAGATTATTATCAGATGTAAAGATGGATCTGACCGGATTGTGGTTGCCAGTGCAGCTCCTCTCGGTGACGCGTTTGTTGGAGAACATCTGGTTATCCTCTACGACATCACCGAGCATGTCCACGCCGCTGAAGCGCTTAAGCAGAGTGAAGAACGGTTGCGTATTATTGGTGACAACCTCCCCGGCGGCATGACCTATGAACTTGACATGGGGCATGCTGGAGAACTGCGCTCATTTACCTATCTCAGCGCCGGTGTGGAAAAGCTGCATGGTGTAGCTGTGGACGAGGTGAAGAACAACCCCCAATTGCTCTATGGTCAGTATGTTGAAGAAGATCAGAGAGCGATGGCAGATGAAGAAAACCGTGCTCTTGCAACGATGACATCATTTCAGATAGAGGCACGGTATCATACACCCGCCGGGGAGGTCCGCTGGAGCCTTATCAAGTCAACCCCCCGCCGCGCCTCAGACGGTCATCTGCTTTGGAGCGGCATTGAGGTTGATATCACCTGCCAAAAGCAGACTGAGGCCTTGTTGCGAGAAAGCCAGGCACAACTGCGTGGTATTGCCGATTCAAGTCTCAGTGCAATTATCATGATAGATGCGCATGGCATGATTACCTTCTGGAACCCGGCAGCTGAAGCAATTACGGGCTATTCAACCCAAGAGGCGCTAGGTAAAGACCTCCATCAGGTACTTGTGCCTACACGTTATCACGCCGCATTTAAAGAGGCGTTTCCGCTGTTCAGCAGTACAGGCCAGGGGCAGGTTATCGGCAAAACAATTGAACTTGATGCCCTGCGAAAGGATGGGGTGGAAATACCGGTATTGGTCAGTCTCTCATCAGTCCAACTGCATGGTGAGTGGCATGCGGTTGGTATTATGCAGGATATCTCTGAATTAAAAATGTACCAACATAGACTGATTGAGGCCAGGGAAGCTGCCGAGGCAGCCAACCGCGCTAAAAGCGAATTCCTTGCCAATATGAGCCATGAGATACGGACACCCATGAACGGGGTGATCGGCATGGCCCAATTGCTGGGTTTCACTGAGCTTACTGCAGAACAGGAAGAGTATCTGCAGAGCATCGAAACTTCAGCTAACAATCTGTTGATATTGATTAATGATATTCTGGACCTGTCTAAAATTGAGTCGGGCAAGATTGAGTTGGAATACACTGATTTCTCACTAAAGAGGGCACTTCAGGATATTATTACAACGCAGAAATCACGGATTTTCGAGAAGCACCTTGAGTTGAAAAGTGAGATCGCAGATGACCTGCCGGAGGTAGTAAATGGTGACCAGCTGCGAGTGAAACAGATTCTGCTTAACCTGCTGGGGAATGCTGTTAAGTTTACTGACCAGGGCGGTATAGCGGTCAGTGTATCGATACTGGAGCGTGTTGCAGACAAAGCTATAATCAGGATAACGGTCAGTGATACCGGTATCGGTATCACCCCTGAATCATTGCAGAAAATTTTTGACCCCTTTGTGCAGGCGGATTCAAGCACGACCCGCCGTTTTGGTGGCACCGGTCTTGGGCTTGCCATCTGCCGTAATCTGGCCCAACTGATGGGTGGGGGCATTACTGTAGAAAGCACTCCTGGGGCTGGCAGCAGCTTCCATCTGGATCTTCCCTTTGCCTTAATCGAGCAAAAGGCATCAACAGCTTCACCTGACCTGCAGACAACTAACCTGTACACACCAGCACGGTCGCTAACCGTCCTGATAGCTGAAGATAATCAGCTGAATCAGCGCACTGTTGAAATGATCCTGCACAAGATCGGACATCAGACGGTCTGTACCGGCAATGGACAGGAAGCCTTGGAACGTTGGCGCTTGGGCAGTTTTGATGTCATTTTGATGGATATTCATATGCCGGTCATGAATGGTGTGGAGGCCCTTGAACAGATCCGTTCAGAAGAGCAGGCAACCGGCCTGAGAACACCAATAATTGCCCTGACTGCAGATGCCTTGAAGGGGGTTGAAGAACAACTCAAGAAAGCGGGATTTGATGGTTATCTGACAAAACCTTTGAAGATAAAGGATCTGGCAGCTGAGCTTGTAAGGGTTACGGAAAAATAG